GAGATGTTCAAGTCGCTTTCGCTCTTCGCCATCGAGGACAAGCCGTCCCCGGAAAACATCGACTCGATCGTCTCGGAACTTGAGAAGACGAACAAGAGCATGTCGATCTTTCTCAAGGCGGCATCCCGCATGACCTTCACCCCCACGATGATCCGCGGCGGCATCAAGTCCAACAGCGTGCCGGAGTCGATCCGGCTGACGTGCGATGTCCGCACCCTGCCGTTCCAGGACGACAAGTACGTCCGCAAGGAGATCGAGAAGTGCCTTGAGGGCATCGACGGCGTGGACATCGACATCGATTACATGGCGGTCCCGACCGACTCGCCGTACGGGACGAAGTTCACGGACGAGATCAAGAAGGCGACGATCCAGGCGCTGGGCCGTGACGACCTCCAGTGGATACCCGGCTTGTGCGTGGGCTTCACTGACTCGCGCTTCACACGCGAGCTCGGGATACAGACCTACGACTTCGCCGGCACGCACCCGGACGATGACCCGCTCGCGTGCAAAGTGCACGGGACCGACGAGTCCGAGGGCGTAGCGAGCCTTGTTAGCTCCACGAAGGTGATGCTGGCGCTGGCGCACAACATGCTTGTGTGAGGGCGCCGTCTAGTGATGACGAATTGTCAGGGGTACCGGAGGTATCCGGCACGTGTCAATCAATACTCTTTTTAGGCAGGTCGACGACGGTGCTCACGAGGTGGTCGAACTGCTTCAAGCGCTAGTTCGAATACCGTCCGTTAACACTGGAACGACACCCACAGGCAATGAGACACCCGTCGCGGAGTACGCGCGCGATTGGTTGAGTCGCGAGTCAATCACCGCGGAAGTAATTGAATCCGAACTATCGAGGGGGAGCCTGGTCGCTCGTATGCAGGGCAGATCACCTGATAATGGCCTGCTTATGATGTCTCACCTGGATGTCGTCCCCGTCGAGAACGAGAACAAGTGGCGGTTCGCACCGTTCTCGGGGACCCTGCATGAGGGCAAGGTCTACGGCAGGGGCGCTTCCGACTGCAAAGCCCTGCTTGCGGCTCAGATGTATGCCATGGCGGTCCTCAAGCGCAGTCATGTGAGCCTCACGGAAGGTCTTGTTCTCGCATCCGGCGCGGATGAGGAGCACGGAGGCAGGCGCGGCTTTGGGTGGCTATCGCAACACTGTCCCGAAAAGATACGAGCCCGGTACGCTGTGAATGAGGGCGGAGGTTATCCGGTTTCGACCCCGTCGGGGCCGGCATACATGCTCAATCTGGGGGAAAAGGGTCGAATTCAGATTGAGATTACTATCAGAGGCGCGAGCGCACACGCTGCGCTTCCCTGGACAGGCGACAATCCCTTTTTCAGGCTCTCTGAGGTTCTGAGGCGCCTGCAAGCCTACGCGCCTGTCCTAGACACATCCTCCGAGATGTTTGGCTGTGTTTCCCTTTATGGAATAGACGTCCGTCCAACCCCTGAAAACATCGACGACATTCTTGCGACTCTTGAGGGGCATGACAAGTTGGCGGCAGTTATTCTGCGCGCCGCGTCAAGATTGACGATCACACCCACGATGGTTAAAGGCGGAGTCAAGTCAAACAGTGTGCCGGATTCGATCCGCCTCACATGCGATGTTCGTACCCTTCCTTACCAGAGTGCGGGCTACGTGCGCGCGGAACTTGCCGGGCTGCTTGAAGGCCTCCCGGATATCGATGTGGAGATGGATGTCATGGGCGTTTCAAACGCTTCCCCATGGAAATCACCGTTTGTTGACCTCATCAAGAGGGCGACCGTTCTGGCAACGGGGAGGCAAGACATTCACTTCATTCCTGGGCTGTGCGTAGGTTTCTCCGATTCCAGGTTTATGCGGCCCCTTGGAGTTGACACTTACGACTTTGAAGGGATGCACCCGGACGAGGACGCTCTGAAGTGCAACGTCCACGGGACTGATGAGTACACGAGCGTCGCGTCCCTGTTGATCAAGTGCAAGACCATGCTCGCCCTGGCCCACGAAACGCTGGTCTGAGGGGAGTGACCGGAAGCAGCGATTCACCCCTTCCAGCGCCGGCCGTGTTTTTCCACCATCTTCCAGTTGAGCCGTGCCCCCAGTCCCGGGCCTCCGGGAAAGTAGAGGTAGCCGCCCTCCACGCGCTCGTGAGGTTCGATCATTTCAGC
This is a stretch of genomic DNA from SAR202 cluster bacterium. It encodes these proteins:
- a CDS encoding M20/M25/M40 family metallo-hydrolase; translated protein: MSINTLFRQVDDGAHEVVELLQALVRIPSVNTGTTPTGNETPVAEYARDWLSRESITAEVIESELSRGSLVARMQGRSPDNGLLMMSHLDVVPVENENKWRFAPFSGTLHEGKVYGRGASDCKALLAAQMYAMAVLKRSHVSLTEGLVLASGADEEHGGRRGFGWLSQHCPEKIRARYAVNEGGGYPVSTPSGPAYMLNLGEKGRIQIEITIRGASAHAALPWTGDNPFFRLSEVLRRLQAYAPVLDTSSEMFGCVSLYGIDVRPTPENIDDILATLEGHDKLAAVILRAASRLTITPTMVKGGVKSNSVPDSIRLTCDVRTLPYQSAGYVRAELAGLLEGLPDIDVEMDVMGVSNASPWKSPFVDLIKRATVLATGRQDIHFIPGLCVGFSDSRFMRPLGVDTYDFEGMHPDEDALKCNVHGTDEYTSVASLLIKCKTMLALAHETLV